In Chanodichthys erythropterus isolate Z2021 chromosome 9, ASM2448905v1, whole genome shotgun sequence, a genomic segment contains:
- the pierce1 gene encoding piercer of microtubule wall 2 protein, producing MDDHSADEGTRMEPEVLSSDTFEIKTSDVYKVDENLPTRFNNPECFRGYSQKMINPLYQTTNQTYGSKKPTVHEMPTTFKGSRRKFSEHLLKSGMYRENGFNTVLDKSRLTGPNTTTAFHDRINFHCLYHTDGKSQ from the exons ATGGACGATCATTCTGCAGATGAAGGGACAAGGATGGAGCCTGAAGTGTTATCTAGTGACACATTTGAAATAAAGACAAGCGATGTGTACAAAGTGGATGAAAACTTACCAACGCGCTTTAATAATCCGGAGTGTTTCAGAGGATACAG CCAAAAAATGATCAACCCTCTGTACCAAACAACAAATCAAACATATGGAAGCAAAAAACCAACAGTTCATGAAATGCCG ACAACCTTTAAAGGAAGTCGTCGGAAGTTTTCAGAGCATCTTCTGAAAAGTGGCATGTATAGAGAAAACGGCTTCAACACCGTGCTGGACAAGAGCCGACTCACTGGACCCAATACAACTACTGCGTTCCACGACAGAATTAATTTCCATTGCTTATACCACACAGATGGGAAATCTCAGTAA